The following are encoded in a window of Rhodothermus bifroesti genomic DNA:
- the glmM gene encoding phosphoglucosamine mutase, which produces MESSKTLIASTSGIRGIFGAGLGPEELMRYAGAFGAWLHRQVSGRRPRVVVGRDGRVTGSICARIVTATLESIGCDVLDAGLATTPTVEVAVQAACADGGIVLSASHNPAEWNALKLLNRQGEFLTPGEVREVLALAEASALPLVRYEALGSYEARDFLDEHLQRILALDFIDPERIARRQFRVLVDGINSVGAIALPALLRRLGVVEIRLVNGEPHGRFAHPPEPLPEHLTGTIAAVAESGVDLGFVVDPDADRLALIADGGVYVSEELTQVIAADFLWRFREGPFVTNLSSSRAIDEVAARYGMPVYRAAVGEINVVQKMKAVGAILGGEGNGGVILPDVHYGRDALVGAAMILQHLANLEQSLSELVATLPRYAMVKYKLPLDHLDAETALARLAERYAHARISTIDGLKIDLDEGWVHLRRSNTEPIVRIYAEARTAAEAEALATRFIEELQTIG; this is translated from the coding sequence ATGGAATCCTCAAAAACACTGATTGCTTCAACGTCAGGTATTCGTGGAATTTTTGGCGCAGGGCTTGGTCCGGAAGAGCTCATGCGCTATGCGGGCGCTTTTGGTGCCTGGTTGCATCGCCAAGTTAGCGGGCGCCGCCCGCGGGTGGTTGTTGGGCGTGACGGACGCGTAACAGGTTCGATATGTGCCCGTATTGTAACAGCTACGCTTGAGAGCATTGGATGCGATGTGCTGGATGCTGGGCTTGCAACCACGCCGACCGTCGAAGTAGCCGTGCAAGCAGCCTGTGCCGATGGGGGTATTGTCCTTTCAGCTTCCCACAATCCAGCTGAATGGAACGCGCTGAAGCTGCTCAACCGGCAGGGGGAGTTTTTGACTCCTGGAGAAGTCCGTGAAGTACTGGCGCTTGCTGAAGCCAGCGCACTTCCGCTGGTAAGGTATGAAGCCTTAGGAAGCTACGAAGCTCGGGATTTTCTTGACGAGCACCTACAGCGGATTTTGGCGCTCGATTTTATTGATCCTGAGCGCATTGCTCGCAGGCAGTTTCGGGTGTTGGTTGATGGTATCAACTCAGTAGGGGCTATAGCGCTGCCAGCATTGCTGCGGCGTTTGGGAGTCGTTGAAATTCGGCTGGTCAATGGTGAACCCCATGGCCGTTTTGCACATCCACCAGAGCCGTTACCTGAGCATTTGACCGGCACGATCGCTGCGGTAGCGGAAAGCGGCGTCGATTTGGGTTTTGTGGTAGACCCCGACGCCGATCGATTGGCCTTGATTGCCGATGGCGGTGTGTACGTGAGCGAAGAATTGACGCAGGTAATCGCGGCCGACTTTCTGTGGCGCTTTCGGGAAGGGCCCTTTGTGACGAACTTGTCTTCGTCACGGGCTATCGACGAGGTCGCTGCACGCTATGGCATGCCGGTCTACCGCGCAGCTGTGGGGGAAATCAACGTGGTGCAAAAGATGAAAGCCGTTGGGGCTATTTTAGGTGGGGAAGGCAACGGTGGCGTGATCTTGCCCGACGTGCACTACGGCCGTGATGCGCTGGTGGGGGCTGCCATGATTCTGCAACACCTGGCTAACCTGGAGCAGTCGCTTTCCGAGCTGGTGGCAACGCTGCCGCGTTACGCGATGGTCAAGTACAAGCTACCGCTTGACCACTTGGATGCCGAAACGGCGTTAGCGCGCTTGGCCGAGCGTTACGCCCATGCCCGCATTTCCACGATCGATGGCCTAAAGATCGATCTGGACGAAGGGTGGGTACATTTGCGCCGTTCGAATACAGAGCCGATCGTGCGTATCTATGCAGAAGCCCGAACGGCAGCTGAAGCCGAAGCGTTGGCAACCCGCTTTATTGAGGAATTGCAGACGATTGGGTAA
- a CDS encoding exopolyphosphatase: MRLAAIDLGTNTALLLIAEVTGNRLIPSYETERFVRLGEGLEGRGRISPAALERLRQTLMAYRELLLAYNVATCIVAATSAGREAENQDALQAVVADTLGLPLEILSGEEEARWSMAGALAAPAMPQGPCLAVDIGGGSTELIAGRPGAITFLRSLPLGTVRLTERYFHRFPPTPAEVVLAQEHICSVLAAQPLPHAPQSYTLVGIAGTCVSLAALETRRFPLREPVALSREAIYHWRDRLLGMKPEDIRALWPALLAGRADVLPMGALLLGEIVAWGGWDLCYVSPFGLRHGLLLRWLSMGQTEQIASPAGPTFG, encoded by the coding sequence GTGCGTCTGGCCGCAATCGATTTGGGCACGAATACCGCGCTATTGCTGATTGCCGAAGTCACCGGCAACCGCCTGATCCCTTCCTATGAGACCGAGCGGTTTGTGCGATTGGGGGAAGGGCTGGAAGGTCGCGGCAGGATCAGTCCAGCAGCACTGGAGCGGCTACGCCAGACGCTGATGGCCTATCGTGAACTGCTGCTAGCCTACAACGTGGCTACATGTATTGTTGCAGCTACCAGCGCTGGACGAGAAGCCGAAAACCAAGACGCACTCCAGGCCGTAGTAGCCGATACACTGGGCTTGCCACTCGAAATCCTCTCGGGTGAAGAAGAAGCGCGCTGGAGTATGGCTGGTGCTTTGGCAGCACCAGCCATGCCTCAAGGTCCTTGCCTGGCCGTGGATATTGGGGGTGGATCTACAGAACTGATCGCAGGAAGACCAGGAGCGATCACTTTCCTTCGAAGCTTACCGCTAGGCACTGTACGCCTTACCGAGCGCTACTTTCACCGCTTCCCCCCTACACCAGCTGAAGTCGTCTTAGCCCAAGAGCACATCTGCAGCGTTTTAGCGGCACAGCCACTCCCGCATGCACCCCAATCCTACACCCTTGTGGGCATTGCCGGCACTTGCGTATCGCTGGCAGCACTGGAGACCAGGCGTTTTCCATTGCGTGAACCCGTGGCGCTTTCCCGCGAGGCGATATACCATTGGCGAGATCGACTTTTGGGCATGAAGCCAGAAGACATTCGAGCCCTTTGGCCTGCGTTGCTTGCGGGAAGAGCCGATGTACTACCTATGGGAGCGTTGCTGCTTGGCGAAATCGTAGCCTGGGGTGGCTGGGACCTGTGCTACGTCAGCCCTTTTGGCTTACGGCATGGACTGTTACTGCGGTGGCTCAGCATGGGTCAAACGGAACAAATCGCCTCACCAGCCGGTCCCACTTTTGGGTAA
- the cyoE gene encoding heme o synthase translates to MLPTPRSLLTALSIPAHRRAWLQGCWELTKPEITFQVTLSALAGYLMGTPDALDGWRLAGTLLGTALTAAGVGTLNHYLERDYDAAMRRTAQRPLPSGRVSAATARYLGMLLVFAGIGLLCPVANALTAALAILTVLLYLYVYTPLKRRTPYNTLIGTVPGALPALGGWAAATGNLALGGWTLFAILAAWQMPHFLSLAWMYRKDYERARYQMLPVVEPDGRATAFQTLAFTALLLPLGMGPFFAGVAGPVYLAGALLLGLYFLRPALAFYRTRHVQDARRVLLASIVYIPVWTGLIVLDWLLR, encoded by the coding sequence GTGTTGCCCACCCCACGCTCGTTGCTGACCGCACTCTCGATACCTGCGCATCGTCGAGCCTGGCTCCAAGGCTGCTGGGAGCTGACCAAACCCGAAATTACATTTCAAGTGACGCTTTCGGCGCTCGCGGGCTACTTGATGGGCACTCCAGATGCGCTCGATGGCTGGCGTTTGGCAGGTACGCTGCTAGGAACAGCGCTGACGGCAGCCGGCGTGGGTACGTTAAATCATTACCTTGAGCGGGATTATGATGCAGCTATGCGCCGCACTGCGCAGCGCCCATTGCCTTCAGGACGCGTGTCTGCTGCCACGGCACGTTACCTAGGTATGCTGCTCGTATTTGCAGGTATTGGGCTGCTATGCCCAGTGGCGAATGCGCTCACGGCTGCCCTAGCCATCCTAACCGTTCTGCTTTACCTCTACGTTTACACCCCCTTGAAGCGACGCACCCCTTACAATACGCTTATCGGAACAGTCCCGGGGGCCTTACCTGCACTAGGCGGCTGGGCGGCGGCAACAGGCAACCTAGCGCTGGGCGGCTGGACGTTGTTTGCTATTTTGGCCGCCTGGCAAATGCCTCATTTTCTGTCGCTTGCCTGGATGTATCGCAAGGACTATGAGCGAGCACGCTATCAAATGCTACCCGTCGTTGAACCCGATGGACGCGCTACGGCCTTTCAGACACTTGCATTCACAGCGCTGCTACTGCCCCTGGGCATGGGACCCTTTTTTGCTGGGGTAGCAGGACCAGTATACCTCGCAGGAGCGCTTCTGCTAGGACTATACTTCCTGCGTCCTGCACTGGCGTTTTACCGCACACGTCACGTGCAAGATGCCCGCCGGGTACTGCTGGCCTCGATCGTGTACATCCCGGTATGGACCGGGCTCATTGTGCTGGACTGGCTGTTACGCTAA
- a CDS encoding Mrp/NBP35 family ATP-binding protein — MLTPQQVLRVLARVVDPDSGRDVVRLKRVRNLRVEDDRVAFTLVLPRPDTNFAREAPEQCRRLLQEAFGENLKLHIDTDTELIGLEIQGGSPMSTVEPEGVLNFVAVASGKGGVGKSTVAVNLAVALAQQGYEVGLLDADIYGPSVPTMFGVRDEKPRVNEQRKIVPLVRHNVRLLSMGFIVDPEQAVIWRGPMVAKALRQFLGETDWGTLDYLILDLPPGTGDVPLTIVQSIALTGAIIVSTPQPVALADARKGVAMFRNVQVPVLGIVENMAYFAPPDLPDRKYYLFGRGGARRLAEELDVPFLGEIPIEEAVREGGDTGQPIVLSDPESTSARAFFQLAQQVVEQVNLRNAEQPPTQKVEILYR; from the coding sequence ATGCTTACCCCACAGCAGGTCTTGCGCGTTTTGGCGCGGGTTGTGGATCCCGATTCAGGACGCGATGTGGTTCGGCTGAAGCGTGTGCGTAATCTGCGCGTTGAAGACGATCGCGTTGCCTTCACCCTTGTTTTGCCGCGTCCAGATACCAACTTTGCCCGTGAGGCCCCTGAGCAATGCCGCCGTCTGTTGCAGGAAGCCTTTGGTGAAAATCTTAAGCTACACATTGACACCGATACAGAGCTAATCGGGCTTGAAATCCAAGGGGGGAGTCCGATGTCTACGGTAGAGCCAGAAGGCGTGCTCAACTTTGTGGCTGTCGCCTCAGGCAAGGGAGGGGTAGGCAAAAGCACGGTGGCGGTCAACCTGGCCGTAGCTTTGGCTCAGCAAGGCTATGAGGTGGGATTGCTCGATGCCGACATCTACGGGCCTTCGGTCCCAACCATGTTTGGTGTGCGTGATGAGAAACCCCGCGTAAACGAGCAGCGCAAGATCGTTCCCCTAGTGCGCCACAACGTCCGGCTGCTTTCGATGGGTTTTATTGTCGATCCCGAGCAGGCCGTAATCTGGCGTGGGCCTATGGTAGCCAAGGCCTTACGACAGTTCTTAGGTGAGACCGATTGGGGAACACTGGATTATCTGATTCTGGATTTGCCGCCTGGTACTGGTGACGTACCGCTGACCATTGTGCAATCTATTGCGTTAACCGGAGCGATTATTGTTTCTACACCACAACCGGTCGCGTTGGCCGATGCCCGCAAAGGGGTCGCTATGTTCCGCAACGTGCAAGTGCCTGTGCTGGGCATTGTAGAAAACATGGCTTATTTTGCACCGCCTGACCTTCCCGATCGAAAGTACTACCTGTTTGGTCGCGGAGGGGCTCGCCGGCTTGCGGAAGAACTGGACGTGCCGTTTTTAGGCGAGATTCCTATCGAAGAGGCTGTACGTGAAGGCGGCGATACAGGCCAGCCTATTGTGCTCAGCGATCCGGAAAGCACTTCAGCCCGCGCTTTTTTCCAGCTGGCCCAACAGGTAGTCGAACAGGTTAATCTGCGCAATGCCGAGCAGCCCCCGACGCAAAAGGTGGAAATCCTTTACCGCTAG
- a CDS encoding NifU family protein, with translation MTDTKATPLTPNDPELHRRIEEALDMIRPYLMTDGGSVRLLGVTEDYVVELELLGACGSCPMSLMTLRAGIEQVLKRAIPEITRVEAVQATS, from the coding sequence ATGACCGATACGAAAGCCACACCGCTGACGCCCAACGATCCCGAACTGCACCGGCGCATCGAAGAAGCGCTCGATATGATTCGTCCCTATTTAATGACCGATGGCGGTTCGGTGCGTCTCCTTGGCGTGACAGAGGATTATGTGGTTGAGCTGGAGTTGCTGGGCGCCTGCGGAAGCTGCCCCATGAGCCTGATGACGCTACGGGCAGGCATTGAACAGGTGCTTAAGCGTGCTATTCCGGAGATCACCCGCGTTGAAGCCGTTCAAGCCACTTCGTAA
- a CDS encoding COX15/CtaA family protein, with amino-acid sequence MNWGIPVQAYAFRARARWWFLLFTAFCTLALISWGGFVTTIGAGMAVPDWPASFGSYDPFRTGFQDPTDPAARWWHRTPILAEHGHRLLGALVGLLTIGVALWTWRRDPRRWMHRLGFAALALVIVQGILGGLRVTENSLALAAVHGATAQLFFSLIVALAVFTSPSWLEARSLVPENPPLVQLRRLALFTVLALYGQIILGVLLRHPGRGLELSFAVVHIAGAFVVTGLVLAVFIHVQKHFETNPLLHRAAWAMLWIVALQFALGLSAYMALLYETPMALRSVLQIVLRTAHVATGALLMGSTVVLLLLAFRRLQSTAAVVPDTSELATVQPNS; translated from the coding sequence ATGAATTGGGGGATTCCGGTTCAGGCTTATGCATTTCGCGCGCGAGCGCGATGGTGGTTTTTATTGTTCACGGCCTTTTGTACCCTAGCCCTGATCTCATGGGGTGGATTTGTGACCACGATCGGAGCAGGGATGGCCGTCCCCGATTGGCCAGCCTCATTTGGCTCGTATGATCCTTTCCGTACCGGTTTTCAAGATCCAACAGATCCCGCTGCGCGCTGGTGGCACCGCACGCCGATTCTGGCCGAACATGGCCATCGCCTGCTGGGCGCGTTGGTTGGTCTGTTGACCATTGGCGTTGCCCTATGGACCTGGCGGCGCGATCCGCGGCGCTGGATGCATCGGTTAGGCTTTGCTGCCTTGGCTTTAGTTATTGTGCAAGGCATTTTAGGTGGCCTGCGTGTTACGGAAAACTCGCTTGCTCTGGCAGCCGTGCACGGTGCTACGGCCCAGCTCTTTTTTTCGCTTATTGTTGCCCTAGCGGTGTTTACTTCTCCCTCCTGGCTTGAGGCCCGATCGCTTGTGCCCGAAAACCCCCCGCTGGTGCAACTGCGTCGTCTGGCACTGTTTACCGTACTGGCCCTTTACGGCCAGATCATCCTGGGCGTACTTTTGCGGCACCCTGGTAGAGGCCTCGAGTTAAGCTTTGCTGTAGTGCACATTGCCGGGGCGTTTGTAGTAACTGGCCTGGTGCTGGCTGTATTTATCCACGTGCAGAAGCATTTTGAAACGAACCCGTTGCTTCATCGAGCTGCCTGGGCTATGCTCTGGATCGTAGCGCTGCAGTTTGCCTTGGGCCTTTCGGCCTACATGGCGCTCCTCTACGAAACACCTATGGCGCTGCGTAGCGTGCTGCAAATTGTGTTGCGTACAGCCCATGTCGCTACTGGTGCTCTGCTGATGGGCAGCACAGTGGTTCTGCTGCTGCTGGCGTTCCGTCGCCTGCAAAGCACCGCAGCTGTTGTGCCGGACACTTCAGAGCTTGCTACTGTCCAACCTAACTCCTAA
- a CDS encoding ABC transporter permease codes for MLSVRALWWRELVKFVRDRARLLGALAQPLVFWLLLGLGFHRSIQLTGPATPGSYLAYLLPGMMALTMLFTAIFSTMALIEERRSGLLQALLVAPVARTALVLGYGLGSATLAFFEALLLLGLLPFVNGAQLTPTGLIQVLAVSLLAGLAFALLGLVVAWRSVSTRGYHAIMNVVLLPLWALSGAVFPIEGAAPVLQLLMRLNPVTYIVSALRQGLFGSDAAGAVGSPAGCLFITGLLTLALLFSAVHTVRRPLSRSTF; via the coding sequence ATGTTGAGCGTTCGAGCGCTCTGGTGGCGCGAGCTTGTGAAGTTTGTGCGCGACCGCGCCAGGCTATTAGGCGCTCTGGCCCAGCCGTTGGTCTTTTGGCTACTGCTGGGTTTGGGGTTTCACAGGTCGATTCAACTAACTGGTCCTGCTACGCCAGGCTCCTACCTGGCCTACTTGCTGCCAGGCATGATGGCCTTGACCATGCTGTTCACGGCCATCTTTTCGACCATGGCGCTCATCGAAGAGCGCCGTAGTGGATTGCTTCAGGCTTTGCTGGTTGCGCCGGTTGCACGCACAGCGCTGGTGCTGGGCTACGGCCTAGGGAGTGCTACACTGGCTTTTTTTGAAGCTCTCTTGCTGCTCGGTTTGCTACCTTTTGTCAATGGCGCACAGCTCACACCTACTGGCCTCATCCAAGTGCTTGCCGTTAGCCTACTGGCGGGTCTAGCCTTTGCGCTGCTGGGCTTGGTCGTGGCCTGGCGTTCGGTTTCTACGCGCGGCTACCATGCGATCATGAATGTGGTGCTGTTGCCACTTTGGGCCCTCTCTGGTGCTGTTTTTCCCATTGAAGGAGCGGCACCGGTTTTGCAACTTCTCATGCGCCTTAATCCTGTTACCTACATCGTCAGTGCCTTGCGGCAAGGATTGTTTGGTAGCGACGCAGCAGGAGCCGTGGGTTCGCCCGCAGGCTGCCTGTTCATCACAGGTCTGCTGACGCTTGCCCTACTCTTCAGCGCTGTGCACACCGTGCGCCGTCCCCTAAGCCGCAGCACCTTTTAA
- the prmA gene encoding 50S ribosomal protein L11 methyltransferase, with protein MNPKPGDSGLSVSTNEPTIELVLTAPEALHDPLILHLDALGFEAFWEEADVLKAYMPASQWRAAVREAVRELLRKQGLPDTIEVRTIEPENWNARWEAQMQPIAVGPFLIKPSWHAVPEAYATHIVLEIDPKMSFGTGYHESTRLVLQMLPDCVEPGARVLDAGTGTGILTIAALKLGAGSAIAFDIDPWAAENAQENFARNGVADRVTFRQGSMDVVPERDFDLILANIHRRVLLEMLPAFREKVRPEGYVLLSGLLREEREVMLEAAAAQDLKPLHEAVENAWWAVMLKRSL; from the coding sequence ATGAACCCGAAGCCTGGGGACTCCGGATTGAGCGTATCGACCAATGAACCTACGATTGAGCTGGTACTTACAGCTCCCGAAGCTTTGCATGACCCGCTAATTTTGCACCTAGATGCTTTGGGATTCGAGGCATTTTGGGAAGAAGCCGATGTGCTCAAAGCTTACATGCCGGCTTCGCAATGGCGGGCTGCGGTTCGGGAAGCTGTCCGTGAACTCTTGCGAAAGCAGGGGCTGCCTGATACGATCGAAGTACGCACCATCGAGCCCGAAAACTGGAACGCCCGCTGGGAAGCACAAATGCAACCCATTGCGGTCGGTCCCTTTCTCATTAAGCCCAGCTGGCACGCCGTGCCTGAAGCGTATGCCACACATATTGTGCTGGAAATCGATCCTAAAATGAGCTTTGGCACGGGCTATCACGAAAGCACCCGCTTGGTATTGCAGATGCTACCCGATTGCGTCGAACCAGGCGCTCGCGTGCTGGATGCGGGAACGGGAACAGGTATTTTAACCATTGCTGCCCTGAAGCTCGGGGCTGGCTCAGCTATTGCCTTCGACATTGACCCATGGGCTGCTGAAAACGCTCAAGAGAACTTCGCGCGTAACGGCGTAGCCGACCGCGTCACGTTTCGCCAAGGCTCCATGGATGTAGTGCCTGAACGGGATTTCGATCTGATCTTGGCGAATATCCACCGTCGCGTATTGCTGGAGATGCTGCCTGCGTTTCGTGAAAAGGTGCGCCCCGAGGGCTATGTGCTGCTTTCTGGGCTGCTGCGTGAGGAACGGGAGGTGATGCTGGAGGCGGCTGCTGCGCAAGACCTAAAGCCACTGCATGAGGCCGTGGAAAACGCCTGGTGGGCAGTAATGCTTAAACGCTCGCTTTAA
- a CDS encoding ABC transporter ATP-binding protein codes for MDRAHCAGLAVTLTMSEAAVTLTAVTFRYGSHVALHNLSLEVPTGSCFGLLGPNGSGKTTLMRLLATLLPPTHGHLRVCGFDTVREADAVRRCLGIVFQHPALDGDLTVEENLRLHGAFYGLRGPELTQRIEELLERLGLSDQKRTLVKRLSGGQQRRVDLARGLLHRPKLLLLDEPTTGLDPLARHAFWQLLHLLRQTVTLIVATHLLEEAERCDTVALLDAGRLVALGAPKALTSTLGDELLCLETPVPETLAQALQTHFGLEAHVIGNSVRVATPHAHALLPRLYESLGDRLQSATIRHPTLEDVFLAYTGHPLQATSPLPFAEAP; via the coding sequence ATGGACCGGGCTCATTGTGCTGGACTGGCTGTTACGCTAACCATGAGCGAAGCGGCCGTTACGCTGACCGCCGTTACCTTCCGCTACGGCTCGCACGTTGCCCTACACAATCTTTCGCTTGAAGTGCCAACAGGAAGTTGCTTTGGCCTTCTAGGTCCTAATGGTAGCGGCAAAACAACGCTCATGCGACTTCTGGCCACGCTGCTTCCCCCTACCCATGGACATCTGCGCGTCTGCGGGTTCGATACCGTACGCGAAGCCGACGCCGTCCGTCGCTGCTTGGGCATTGTCTTTCAGCATCCGGCGTTGGACGGTGACCTTACCGTAGAAGAAAATCTGCGCTTGCACGGGGCTTTCTATGGACTGCGCGGCCCAGAACTAACGCAACGTATTGAGGAGCTGCTCGAACGACTAGGCCTTAGCGACCAAAAACGCACCCTGGTCAAACGGCTTTCAGGTGGCCAGCAACGGCGCGTAGACCTGGCGCGCGGTCTGCTGCATCGCCCTAAGCTCCTCCTGCTCGACGAGCCCACTACAGGGTTGGACCCGCTGGCCCGACACGCGTTCTGGCAACTGCTGCATTTGCTGCGTCAAACGGTAACCTTGATTGTGGCCACCCATTTGCTTGAAGAAGCTGAGCGTTGCGACACCGTCGCCTTGCTCGATGCAGGGCGCCTGGTTGCCCTCGGTGCACCGAAAGCTTTAACCAGCACCTTAGGGGACGAATTGCTCTGTTTAGAGACGCCAGTGCCCGAAACACTAGCCCAAGCGCTCCAAACCCACTTTGGGTTGGAAGCTCACGTGATTGGCAATTCAGTACGCGTTGCTACACCCCATGCCCATGCCCTGCTACCGCGCTTGTATGAAAGCTTAGGGGATCGGCTGCAAAGCGCAACCATCCGTCACCCTACGCTGGAAGATGTGTTTTTAGCCTATACCGGCCATCCACTGCAGGCGACCTCCCCCTTGCCGTTTGCCGAAGCACCATGA